AGTCGTAAACACGCAACCCGTCCGCCAGAAGCGCGTCAATGCTTGGAGTCCCTTCACTGAACCCATATCCCCGATAGTCCACCGCCAGCACCTCGGCTTTGAACTGGGTTTGCAGCCAGGAAAGCCGCTCCTTGTTGTCGAAAACCGTCTCGTCGTTGCCGTAAAAATAGATAATAGATTGAGCGGACTGCGGCAAAGTGAAAAGCCACCCCCGCAGCAAAGTCGAATCGCCTGCTATGATTGTCACATTTTCACGGCCCTTAACCCCCCAATCCATCTTTTTTCGTTTCGGGTGAAAAAGGTTGCTCTCGTGAATCACGGCGGTGCAAGAGAGTAAGGCCGCAAAAATCATAACTGAGATTAACATTCCCAATCTTTTTTTTAGCACGGGTCTCCGGGGTTGCACTGAGATTCCGCACTCAAGCGGCCTGGAATTGACTTTTGGACTGTTTGCAGTGTTTTGGCGTTGCGAATGAGGCCGGCATGCTTGGTTCGTTTGACGGCGCTTTTGGAAAAGCGCCGCGAAAATTCGGTTTGAGTCATTTGGGCCACGGTTCCCAAATTTAATTCCGTTTCGGCAAAATAGGGGAGGAAATCTTCTTCGGAAGTGAAGACAGGGATTTTGTTGTAGGGACAGACCTCCTGACAGATGTCGCAGCCGAAGAGCCAGCCGTTCATGTTCTCCGCAATTTCGTCCGTGATTTTTGGGCCGCGATATTCGATGGTCCAGTAGGAAAGACAGCGGTTGGCGTCCAGCAAATACGGCTCCAC
The sequence above is drawn from the Verrucomicrobiia bacterium genome and encodes:
- a CDS encoding alpha/beta hydrolase, which gives rise to MTIIAGDSTLLRGWLFTLPQSAQSIIYFYGNDETVFDNKERLSWLQTQFKAEVLAVDYRGYGFSEGTPSIDALLADGLRVYD